The following coding sequences are from one Salvia hispanica cultivar TCC Black 2014 chromosome 3, UniMelb_Shisp_WGS_1.0, whole genome shotgun sequence window:
- the LOC125209876 gene encoding F-box protein At5g07610-like: MPYRQVINSCRGLILVSSDFLKEEFYVYNPATRLYKLLTTPECDVEQRSNNLIPALAFDPTVSHHYKVVCIVCTSKLVGDEYRYRANIYSSETDEWSTRLLAHQKVKNCSKGVYFGRSVYWEASHGVIRYDIKDNHLESLGSAKEYYHPKISDSDAESGLQEIEGHLYKCRLHISENKSQSIQLYRMEMDENMLTSWLRVHDDPINRCGCAFRSRNDWHAILGCMSIKGEIRTVVYHKCKRMILFNHSNKESSSNFEMIDTLCDSELSIASKPQLHSYQPSLAVVCAPKVKQAPAPDSTGEELTTPEEEEPAEAATAQEATPVREARPQRSRRPPNRFGDLVPH; this comes from the coding sequence ATGCCTTATCGTCAAGTCATAAATTCGTGTCGAGGACTTATACTTGTCAGCTCGGATTTCCTAAAGGAAGAATTCTACGTGTACAATCCGGCAACACGGCTATACAAATTGCTTACTACCCCTGAGTGCGATGTTGAGCAACGGTCTAATAATTTGATACCAGCCTTGGCATTCGATCCAACAGTATCCCACCACTATAAAGTGGTGTGTATTGTGTGCACCTCGAAACTTGTGGGAGATGAATACAGGTACCGGGCTAACATTTATAGCTCGGAGACGGACGAATGGAGCACGAGATTGTTAGCACATCAAAAGGTCAAGAATTGTAGCAAGGGCGTCTACTTCGGTAGGTCGGTTTATTGGGAGGCATCGCATGGAGTGATACGGTATGATATTAAGGATAATCATTTGGAAAGTTTGGGTTCGGCCAAAGAGTATTACCACCCGAAGATATCGGATAGTGACGCTGAGTCCGGGCTGCAAGAGATCGAGGGGCATCTGTACAAATGCAGGCTACACATATCGGAAAACAAGTCTCAGTCGATTCAGCTCTACAGGATGGAGATGGACGAAAATATGTTAACTTCGTGGCTTAGGGTCCACGACGACCCAATCAATAGGTGTGGTTGTGCTTTTAGATCAAGGAATGATTGGCATGCCATATTGGGATGCATGTCAATCAAAGGTGAGATACGCACCGTGGTTTACCACAAGTGCAAGAGAATGATCCTTTTCAACCACTCCAACAAAGAAAGTAGCTCGAACTTTGAGATGATTGATACACTTTGTGACTCGGAGTTATCAATTGCATCTAAACCTCAATTGCACAGCTACCAGCCAAGTCTGGCGGTAGTGTGTGCTCCGAAGGTTAAGCAAGCCCCGGCACCCGATAGCACAGGAGAGGAACTCACGACGCCGGAGGAAGAGGAACCAGCTGAAGCAGCGACTGCGCAAGAGGCGACACCGGTTCGTGAGGCGAGACCTCAGCGCTCGCGCAGGCCACCAAACCGTTTTGGAGACTTGGTGCCTCactag
- the LOC125211129 gene encoding F-box protein At5g07610-like: MDSKKKYVDRWSRLIWNNDLLTEIFVLLPPKSVTRCKLVCKQWLSLISSHEFCHLHTLRCPNLRPSFILDPDVINDKYFIIDPVMNGEKLIPYTFCVPEHIILKVMKISCNGLMLIPSFRDYPIESFLVYNPTTRLSRNVSATNANSVVAFALAFDPSKSPHYKLVFITATTLFCTNPHDQIHTYQIEVYESEIHAWKLRLGPFTFPKQLSQCGECWGAGVYCNGSIYWEMCDNIVYYDIAQNEFKTFSMPHYQSYKAGEFISGSISCLQEANGRLYKSRYLRRDDSILSIEVFELEMNDDRSSSWLLRYEGTISHHEPSLAFQLRFIKGSYDTEMCSAVFNIYGKIIAYSFLDSSYKLLVDMNRHPIPISFGRHGSSKMYEFVECLAVV; this comes from the coding sequence ATGGATTCTAAGAAGAAGTATGTTGATAGATGGTCGAGGCTTATCTGGAACAACGATCTTTTGACGGAAATATTCGTCCTCTTACCACCAAAATCTGTTACCCGATGCAAGTTGGTATGCAAACAGTGGCTCTCACTTATCTCCTCTCATGAATTCTGCCATCTCCACACCCTGCGCTGCCCAAACCTGCGCCCGTCTTTTATCCTGGACCCTGACGTGATCAACGATAAGTACTTTATCATTGATCCCGTAATGAATGGAGAAAAGCTAATACCTTACACCTTCTGTGTTCCAGAACACATAATACTAAAGGTCATGAAAATTTCTTGTAATGGCCTGATGCTGATACCATCTTTTAGAGACTATCCAATAGAGAGTTTCCTTGTTTACAATCCGACCACTAGGCTGTCAAGAAATGTGAGTGCGACCAATGCTAATAGTGTTGTGGCATTTGCCTTAGCTTTTGATCCTTCAAAGTCGCCCCATTACAAGCTTGTATTCATTACGGCAACCACACTCTTTTGCACCAATCCTCATGATCAGATACATACTTACCAGATCGAGGTTTATGAATCAGAGATTCACGCCTGGAAGCTCAGGTTGGGACCATTTACGTTCCCTAAGCAGCTTTCCCAGTGTGGCGAGTGCTGGGGTGCGGGTGTGTATTGTAATGGCTCGATATACTGGGAGATGTGTGATAACATCGTCTACTATGATATTGCTCAGAATGAATTCAAAACTTTCTCTATGCCTCATTATCAATCTTACAAGGCAGGAGAATTCATCAGTGGGAGCATTTCCTGTCTCCAAGAGGCAAATGGTCGTCTATACAAATCTAGATATCTCAGAAGGGACGACAGTATTCTATCAATTGAGGTGTTTGAGTTGGAGATGAATGATGATCGTTCTTCTTCATGGCTATTGAGGTACGAGGGAACAATTTCTCATCATGAACCTAGCTTAGCTTTTCAATTGAGATTCATAAAGGGATCATACGACACTGAGATGTGCAGTGCAGTGTTCAATATTTACGGAAAGATCATAGCCTACAGTTTCCTCGACAGCAGCTATAAGCTGCTTGTTGATATGAATCGCCATCCAATTCCCATTAGTTTTGGTCGTCATGGTTCTAGTAAAATGTATGAATTTGTTGAATGCTTAGCTGTGGTTTGA